A window of Chryseobacterium shandongense genomic DNA:
GCGTAATATGAATCTAGTGGAATCTCCATATCTGCGTAAATCAGCTACATGTTATTTGCATAAAAAGGATTATTCCAATCATCAAACCCGTAAAATAGATTACAGCAGAGTTCATACCTGTGTAAATCAGATATAGTTCATCAGCATAAAATAGGATAATGCCAATCATCAAACCTGCGTAAAATACATACAGCTGGAGTTCATACCTGCGTAAATCAAATACAGGTCATCTGCAAAAAATAGGACAATATCCATCATCTAACCTGCGTAAAACAAATAAAGGTCAAAATCATTGCAAGCTGACTTACAATTCGACAGGTAAATTCTCACTTTACAAGCAATCATAATTTTTCTTTCACAATCAAAGGCTTCACTTCCATAATTTCTTAATAATAACAATAGAAGTGCAAAACTGCTGATTATTGATGCTATAAAACGTATTTTAAAGCTCCAAAAAATCTGCATCCTTTGTATAGCAAGATGTGTCTTTGTATATACAAACTTTTCAAGTTTTATATCCAAAGACGATCTTGCCTTTTTTTCAAAAAGGGGAAAAAAACTGCGGAACTTGTTTTTTTGTTTTTAATTAAATTTTGGTACAAGAATCCAAATTAATCCAAATCATTCTTTTTTAATCCTGGGAAGTTTCCAAACTAATCCAGATTATTCTTATTTAGCCCAAACCCATTGAATACTATTGTTTTAGAAGGTTTTAACGCCCAATTTTGTCACAGAATTTTTAATCAAAATACTAATGAAAAAATTGAGTCATCTTCTACTGGCATTAATAGTAGTATCAATCCAAGGTCAGGTCGGCATCAATACCGAAACTCCAGAGGCGACTTTAGAAGTGGTAGGAAAACCAAATGATGTCAATCATTATGACGGAATTATTCCTCCACGAATTACAGGAAATCAACTCGCTGCAAAGACATATTCATCTACAAAAAAAGGAACTGTCGTCTTTGTAACATCTCCGGCTAACAATTTATCAGGACAAGTCATTCAAATAACTGAACCCGGATTATATTATTTTGATGGCAATTTGTGGCAAACATTTTCAAAAGAAAAGCAACCCACTGAATATAGAATTCTATTGACGTTTGACCATACCAGTACTGCGGCTCTTAGTGCAACTTCTACATGGTCCGCTCCGGTTAATTATAATGGAAATACAAATAATTATTTAACCGCTTCTAAATACTATACCATTGGGACCAAAAATTATGGAGGCTTAAAAGGATCCGTATCATTCAGAAAAGTTAATGGTATCGTCAATGTAAAATTTCAAATATTCAGGTCGACTGATTCAGAACCAATTACTTCCGACGCACTTATAAATATTCCGGATATCTTTAGTGACATAGGGTATATTCCTAACCAGATTGTTTTTTTACATCCTGAGAATTCAACAATGCTTATTCCTGCCTTGCTTGAAAATTTCACCATAAAAATTCCTCAAGCTTCTTTAGGCGCAATATCAACATCATATTATACTTATGGAGAAGTTCAGGGCTACTCAAATTGGATCAGACCCTATCTACACTAGGACGCTAAAATTATAGCAATTAATACAAATTATACACAGTTAATACGATTCTTAAGACCAAATGAATTTTAATAAAAAATAAAATGAAAACATTAATTTATTTTTTTCTGCCTTTCATAGCAACAACAATACAGGGACAGATTGGCATCAACACCCAGACGCCCGAGGCTACTTTAGAAGTTGTAGGGAAACCAAATGACACCAATCATTATGACGGGATTATTCCTCCAAGGATTACAGGTAACCAACTCGCAGCAAAAACATATTCATCTGCAAAAAAAGGAGCTGTCGTGTTTGTAACATCTCCAGCTACTAATTTATCCGGTCAGGTTATTCATATCACAAAGTCCGGGTTGTATTATTTTGACGGTGATCTATGGAAGTCATTTATAAAAGAAGACCCACTAAATACAGTTGCACTCAAGGGCAACACTTCTACGGTTGAACTTATTGTCAAGAACAGTCTGCATCTTAATTTTGATGAGAAAGAAAATTACATACTGGGAAATTCCAGAAGTCCAATCACCGGTGACTACAATTCTATTTTTGCAACCGACTCTAATATAACCTCTGGAAAAGGAAATTCCGCTAGTGCTTATGCAATGTCTCAAGGAGAAGTTACAGGCAAACTTAATTATGCTGCAGGAGTTTCTGCTTTGAATGGCATCGCAAACGGCGTAATCTCCGGTAGTAGAAATATTGGAATTGGTCCGGGAGCTATGTCCTACATTACTTCAGGAAATGATAACATCTCTATTGGCTATCTGTCAGGAACAGGAAACCGAACAGGGTCTAACAATATTTTCATCGGCATTGGCGCTGGTAGCCCGGCCACAGGAAACAGAAGCGTAAGTAATAAACTAGCTATACATTCAACCCGCGTTACAACAAGTTCAACCAGCTTTTGGGATAGTATCACGAACAATTATACGGATTACAAATTTGCTTTGATTTCGGGGGATTTTTCTGAAAGATGGTTAAATATCAATGGCAAGCTCAGCGTTACACCTTCCCAAATGCCCAATGCAGACGGAGATTCATCCTATACGAAAAAAGTAGTTGCCAAAACAGATGGTTCATTTGGTTTTGCAACAGAGATAGTTCCAACTCCGCCTGCTACCGGAACATATATTCTAAAAAGCGTAAACGGTTTGACAAGTTGGGTAACACCTTAATCATAAACTATGAAAAACTTTTTCAAATTTTTATGCCTGATGATCACTCTTTCACTAACATCTTGTAGGTCTATTGTTTCGAATCCTGGCAAACCATTAAAAGATAATTCTTTAGCATTAAATCACAAATATGACGTTCAGGATTTCACTGCAAAAATCCACAAAATAAAAATCACATCAGTTGATGGCAACAATATTTATGGTATTTCCAAAAAAGGAGAGACGATTTCAATAGATAAAAAACAAATCAGGGAAGTGAAAAAAGTAAAAGTCGTTAGTTCTATCGTTGTAGGCATTATGGCAATTGCGGCGGTCATCTTTGTTCCAATATAGAAAACAACATTTTTAAAATCAAATTTGAATTTGAAAGATGAATATTGATGAGCAAAAAGATGAAGTTATTTTTTTCAGAATTAAGAGTGAAAAGAAGAAAGATTGGAAAAAAATCTGTTCCAATAAACAAATTTCCCTGACTAGTCTAATCATCAATTCCGTAGAGAATAGAATGATGGATGACGAGAGACGAAAAGTATTGGCGTTCATTGAAAAACAGGATAACATCTTCGGAAAAATTGAAAATAATATCAATCAGGTAGCAAAAATAGCAAATGGTCAAAAATTTATCAGCGAAAATAAACTCAGAAATTTTTCGGATAAGTTATCAGAGATCATAATTCTGAAAAAAGAACAGAACGAAATCTTTACAAAAATCTATGCAAAGCTATCAAGATGATTGTTAAGATCATGGATCCGGCAGGTCCGAGTTTTCCAGGAGTTCATTATAACGATAAGAAAATTGATAAAGGCATTGGAGAATTAATGCTGATGAAAAATTTTCCTTCATTCATTAACGAATCAAGCAGCAAGCAAGAAGTAAGAAACTATTTAAGAGCTATTTCAATCGGGAATAAAAAAGTGTTGAAGCCTCAATTTCACGCGATGATCTCTACAAAATTTCAAGGGCATTCGAAAGAAGAGCTTACTAAGATAACGGAGAATTTTATGGATGAAATGAAATATGGCGAACAGCCTTTCATTGTGGTTTTTCATAAGGATACAGATAATAATCACGTACACATTGTTTCAACCCGGGTTGATAAACAGACAGGGAAAAAGATCAATGACAGTTATGAAAGGCTTAAAGCCCAAAAAGCATTAAGCGTTACAATGGAAAAATTATATGGTCAGAAACCGGAAGAAGAACTGGAAAAGCTGCTGAACTACAAAATAAGTTCGCTTGATCAGTTGGAAACTCTACTCAGCAGAAATGGTTACAAGATAGGCAAAAACACAAGTGATGAAAATTCTTTTAACATTTTAAAAAACGGAGTAAACCAAAAATCTATTAGAGGGGATCAGATTGTTTTTGATAACAGCAAAAATGAAAAAAGGGCTAAGCAGATGAAAGCCATATTAAGCAAATACAAAGAATTGTATTCCAATAAGGTTTTTAAAGTGGTGGATAATAGAAAAAATGAAGCAGTGCTTCCAAAAGAGAAGACTACTGACGGAGGAAATGATTCAAAAATGAAGATTGCCTTTGAAAGCGAGCTCCAAAAAAAGCTGAAAGATGTTTTCGGGATCGATATGGTTTTTCATCATAAAGAAGATAAAAATCCTTTCGGCTACACCGTGATCGACCATAAAACAGGAGAAGTATACAAAGGAAGTGATATTATGAAAATGAATGAAGTATTTGAATTTACTTCTGACAAGGTGGATAAGAAGACTTTTGAAATACTGAAGGATTATAATATTCGCAGCCAGGAAACAAAAAAGATCCTGCTTGAATTTTTTAAGAAGAATAATCCGGAAGCAGAAATCAAGGACTTTATGCTTTTTGAAAACCGAGGGAAGAAAGATTTGGAAACCTACCGAAAAGTCCAGTTTGAAGTAAAGGACTTTATTAGAAATAACAAAAACACAAATGATGAAAAAAAAGATATTTCTATAACAAAAGGCGAAGATGGAAAGCTGTATGCTGTTCATACCAGATTTCATTACGTGGGTGAACTTCAACCATTAATCGGAGAAAAGGAATATCAAAAATTTCTGAATCCCATAAGCGTCAATGAAGTGCAGACAGAAAACCGGACTGAAAATAATGAAAAAACAGAATTAAACAAAGCCGTCAACGAAATGCTTTTTGAGTTGATGAAAAGTTCGGGAACTGCAAAAGACCCTGCCGAAAATGAACTCAAAAAAAGACGAAAAAAGAGACGATAAAGTTGATGGAAAAATCATCTTCAGTCCAATAAAAATCAACTAAAACCTATGATCATCACATTTGCTACCCAAAAAGGAGGAACCGGAAAAACGACATTAGCCATCGCTTTTGCCAATTACATTACCGCACTTTCAGAAAGAAAACTCAATGTTTTCGATTTTGATTATCAGAAATCATTCTATCACAAATGGAAAGAAGATGAGCTATTGGACATTCCAAAATTGTACGATGTAGAAATTATTGGCGAGGAAGAAGAGCAGCCTTTTTCAGACTTTGAAACTCTCATTAATTTAAAAGAAAGCGATGAGATCAATCTCTTTGATTTGGCCGGAACGCTCGATGCAAAATACAGTGATTTGCTCATATACAGTGATTTTATCGTAACACCTTTTGAGTATTCCGATGTTTCTGTAAAATCGACTTTGGTCTTCATCAATATGCTGGGACTACTGGAAAGTGAGGCCGAAAGAATATTTATCCGTTCCAAATATGATAAAGGCTACAAGTATCTGAATCAGGAAGCAATGGACATTGAGCTCGCAAAATATGGAATGCTGCTGCCAAGCCCGGTATTTAAAAGAAACTGCCTACAAACTATTAATACCAGAAGCCTTATAGGCAAGCAAAAATATGC
This region includes:
- a CDS encoding bacteriophage spanin2 family protein yields the protein MKNFFKFLCLMITLSLTSCRSIVSNPGKPLKDNSLALNHKYDVQDFTAKIHKIKITSVDGNNIYGISKKGETISIDKKQIREVKKVKVVSSIVVGIMAIAAVIFVPI
- a CDS encoding relaxase/mobilization nuclease domain-containing protein → MIVKIMDPAGPSFPGVHYNDKKIDKGIGELMLMKNFPSFINESSSKQEVRNYLRAISIGNKKVLKPQFHAMISTKFQGHSKEELTKITENFMDEMKYGEQPFIVVFHKDTDNNHVHIVSTRVDKQTGKKINDSYERLKAQKALSVTMEKLYGQKPEEELEKLLNYKISSLDQLETLLSRNGYKIGKNTSDENSFNILKNGVNQKSIRGDQIVFDNSKNEKRAKQMKAILSKYKELYSNKVFKVVDNRKNEAVLPKEKTTDGGNDSKMKIAFESELQKKLKDVFGIDMVFHHKEDKNPFGYTVIDHKTGEVYKGSDIMKMNEVFEFTSDKVDKKTFEILKDYNIRSQETKKILLEFFKKNNPEAEIKDFMLFENRGKKDLETYRKVQFEVKDFIRNNKNTNDEKKDISITKGEDGKLYAVHTRFHYVGELQPLIGEKEYQKFLNPISVNEVQTENRTENNEKTELNKAVNEMLFELMKSSGTAKDPAENELKKRRKKRR
- a CDS encoding ParA family protein, producing MIITFATQKGGTGKTTLAIAFANYITALSERKLNVFDFDYQKSFYHKWKEDELLDIPKLYDVEIIGEEEEQPFSDFETLINLKESDEINLFDLAGTLDAKYSDLLIYSDFIVTPFEYSDVSVKSTLVFINMLGLLESEAERIFIRSKYDKGYKYLNQEAMDIELAKYGMLLPSPVFKRNCLQTINTRSLIGKQKYAVEHTFDELIKYINETSKIKIQVIKKR